In one window of Athene noctua chromosome 17, bAthNoc1.hap1.1, whole genome shotgun sequence DNA:
- the PIWIL1 gene encoding piwi-like protein 1 isoform X3: MTGRARARARGRPPGQETALPSVGAASVQQAVPRQPPGRQQPQQPPVPPPVSEEPGGRGRQRDLPQNAVKTIGIQISVGFQELSLADRGGRRRDFHDLGVNTRQAIEHVQESKTGSSGSMIKLTANYFRLTSRPQWALYQYHVGYNPEMEARRLRSALLFQHEELIGKTRAFDGSILFLPKKLGNKVTEVTSRTRNGEDVKITITLTNELPPTSPTCLQFYNIIFRRLLKMLNLQQIGRNYYNPSDPINIPNHRLMVWPGFTTSILQYEESIMLCTDVSYKVLRSETVLDFMYSLYYQVGEERFRDTCAKELIGLIVLTKYNNKTYRVDDIDWDANPQCTFRKADGSEISYVDYYKRQYNQEITDLNQPVLISQSKRKRGGVVLGPAVLIPELCFLTGLTEKMRSDFNMMKDLAIHTRLPPEQRNCEVRRLSDYIQKDENVQKELRDWGLSFDSKLLSLTGRVVQGEKILQSGNAFDYNPQIADWSKETRGIPLICAKPLDNWLLLYTRRNYDIANTLVQNLFKVTPSMGIRMNKATMIEVDDRTEAYLKGLQQSVTPDTNIVVCLLSSTRKDKYDAIKKYLCTDCPVPSQCVIARTLSKPQTTLAIATKIALQMNCKMGGELWSVEIPLKQVMIVGIDCYHDTLSGKQSIAGFVSSLNQTMTRWFSRCAVQGCGQELVDGLKACLQTALREWFKWNKYLPSRIIVYRDGVGDGQLNTLVNYEVPQFLDCLKSVGKDYNPRLTVIVVKKRVSTRFFAQCGGTLKNPPPGTVVDVEVTRPEWYDFYIVSQAVRTGCVAPTHYNVIYDTSKLKPDHVQRLTYKLCHMYYNWSGVIRVPAPCQYAHKLAFLVGQSIHREPNLVLSDRLYYL, encoded by the exons ATGACGGGAAGAGCTAGAGCCAGAGCAAGAGGAAGACCTCCAGGACAGGAGACTGCTCTTCCTTCTGTAGGAGCTGCTTCT GTTCAGCAGGCTGTGCCACGTCAGCCACCCGGCCGTCAGCAGCCTCAGCAGCCACCTGTTCCTCCACCAGTATCGGAAGAACCTGGTGGCCGTGGGCGACAGAGGGACCTCCCGC AGAATGCAGTTAAGAC AATAGGAATACAGATTTCGGTGGGATTTCAGGAATTGTCTTTAGCAGATAGGGGTGGACGTCGCAGAGATTTCCATGACCTTGGGGTAAATACTCGGCAAGCCATAGAACACGTTCAAGAATCAAAAACTG GTTCTTCAGGTAGTATGATAAAATTAACTGCAAATTACTTTCGTTTGACGTCTCGACCCCAGTGGGCTTTATATCAGTACCATGTTGGCTATAATCCCGAGATGGAAGCACGCCGTCTTCGATCAGCTTTGCTCTTTCAGCATGAAGAGCTAATTGGAAAGACACGTGCATTTGATGGATCGATACTGTTCTTGCCAAAAAAATTAGGGAATAAG GTTACTGAAGTGACTAGCAGGACTCGAAACGGAGAGGATGTGAAGATAACAATCACACTGACTAATGAGTTGCCACCTACTTCACCTACATGTCTGCAATTTTACAACATCATTTTTAGAAG GCTTTTGAAGATGTTGAATTTGCAGCAGATTGGACGTAATTATTACAACCCCAGTGACCCAATCAACATCCCTAATCACAG GTTGATGGTTTGGCCGGGCTTCACAACTTCTATCCTCCAGTATGAGGAAAGCATTATGTTATGTACAGATGTGAGCTATAAGGTTCTTCGCAGTGAAACAGTGCTGGATTTTATGTACAGTCTGTATTACCAGGTTGGAGAGGAAAGATTTAGAGATACCTGTGCTAAAGAGCTGATAGGTTTAATTGTTCTTACAAA GTACAATAACAAAACATACAGAGTTGATGACATAGACTGGGATGCCAATCCACAGTGTACCTTTAGAAAAGCAGATGGTTCTGAGATCAGCTACGTGGACTACTACAAAAGG CAATATAATCAAGAAATTACTGACTTGAACCAACCTGTCTTGATCAGTCAGTCTAAGAGGAAGAGGGGAGGCGTGGTGCTAGGACCTGCGGTTCTAATTCCGGAGCTGTGTTTCCTAACAG GATTAACTGAGAAGATGCGTAGTGATTTTAATATGATGAAAGACTTGGCTATTCATACACGGCTCCCGCCTGAACAGAGAAACTGTGAAGTTAGAAGACTTAGTGACTACATCCAGAA agatgAGAATGTTCAGAAGGAACTCCGAGACTGGGGTTTAAGCTTTGATTCTAAGTTACTATCCCTCACAGGAAGAGTAGTTCAAGGAGAAAAGATTCTTCAGTCAGGAAATGCG TTTGACTACAATCCTCAGATTGCTGATTGGTCAAAAGAAACCAGGGGAATTCCCTTAATCTGTGCAAAGCCTCTGGACAACTGGTTATTGTTATACACACGGCGCAACTATGATATTGCTAATACATTAGttcaaaatctgtttaaagtCACACCATCTATGGGGATTAGAATGAACAAGGCAACCAT gATTGAAGTAGATGATAGAACAGAAGCTTATTTAAAGGGTTTACAGCAAAGTGTTACTCCTGACACAAACATA gtAGTTTGTCTTTTGTCTAGTACCCGAAAGGATAAATATGATGCTATCAAGAAATACTTATGTACAGATTGTCCCGTTCCAAGTCAGTGTGTGATTGCTCGCACTTTAAGCAAGCCTCAGACTACTCTGGCTATAGCAACAAAAATTGCTCTACAAATGAACTGTAAAATGGGTGGAGAACTTTGGAGTGTTGAGATCCCa CTGAAACAGGTAATGATTGTGGGAATTGATTGTTACCATGACACTTTATCTGGAAAGCAGTCAATTGCAGGATTTGTCTCTAGCCTGAATCAAACGATGACAAG GTGGTTCTCCCGCTGTGCTGTTCAAGGTTGTGGGCAAGAACTTGTGGACGGGCTCAAAGCGTGCTTGCAAA ctgCTCTAAGAGAATGGTTCAAGTGGAATAAGTATCTGCCCTCCCGTATTATTGTGTATCGTGATGGTGTAGGAGATGGACAACTAAATACACTGGTTAATTATGAAGTGCCTCAATTTCTGGATTGCTTGAAGAGTGTTGGTAAAGACTACAA tcCAAGACTTACTGTGATAGTTGTGAAGAAACGAGTGAGCACCAGATTCTTTGCACAGTGTGGAGGAACACTTAAAAACCCACCCCCTGGTACTGTTGTTGATGTGGAGGTGACCAGACCAGAGTG GTACGATTTCTATATTGTGAGTCAGGCGGTGAGAACTGGTTGTGTTGCACCCACTCATTATAATGTAATTTATGACACTAGCAAACTGAAACCTGATCATGTGCAACGTTTAACCTACAAACTTTGCCACATGTACTATAACTGGTCG gGTGTTATCAGAGTACCTGCTCCTTGCCAGTATGCTCATAAACTGGCTTTCCTTGTTGGCCAGAGCATTCACAGGGAACCAAACCTGGTGCTTTCAGACAGACTTTACTATCTTTGA
- the PIWIL1 gene encoding piwi-like protein 1 isoform X2, producing the protein MTGRARARARGRPPGQETALPSVGAASVQQAVPRQPPGRQQPQQPPVPPPVSEEPGGRGRQRDLPRVPQAIGIQISVGFQELSLADRGGRRRDFHDLGVNTRQAIEHVQESKTGSSGSMIKLTANYFRLTSRPQWALYQYHVGYNPEMEARRLRSALLFQHEELIGKTRAFDGSILFLPKKLGNKVTEVTSRTRNGEDVKITITLTNELPPTSPTCLQFYNIIFRRLLKMLNLQQIGRNYYNPSDPINIPNHRLMVWPGFTTSILQYEESIMLCTDVSYKVLRSETVLDFMYSLYYQVGEERFRDTCAKELIGLIVLTKYNNKTYRVDDIDWDANPQCTFRKADGSEISYVDYYKRQYNQEITDLNQPVLISQSKRKRGGVVLGPAVLIPELCFLTGLTEKMRSDFNMMKDLAIHTRLPPEQRNCEVRRLSDYIQKDENVQKELRDWGLSFDSKLLSLTGRVVQGEKILQSGNAFDYNPQIADWSKETRGIPLICAKPLDNWLLLYTRRNYDIANTLVQNLFKVTPSMGIRMNKATMIEVDDRTEAYLKGLQQSVTPDTNIVVCLLSSTRKDKYDAIKKYLCTDCPVPSQCVIARTLSKPQTTLAIATKIALQMNCKMGGELWSVEIPLKQVMIVGIDCYHDTLSGKQSIAGFVSSLNQTMTRWFSRCAVQGCGQELVDGLKACLQTALREWFKWNKYLPSRIIVYRDGVGDGQLNTLVNYEVPQFLDCLKSVGKDYNPRLTVIVVKKRVSTRFFAQCGGTLKNPPPGTVVDVEVTRPEWYDFYIVSQAVRTGCVAPTHYNVIYDTSKLKPDHVQRLTYKLCHMYYNWSGVIRVPAPCQYAHKLAFLVGQSIHREPNLVLSDRLYYL; encoded by the exons ATGACGGGAAGAGCTAGAGCCAGAGCAAGAGGAAGACCTCCAGGACAGGAGACTGCTCTTCCTTCTGTAGGAGCTGCTTCT GTTCAGCAGGCTGTGCCACGTCAGCCACCCGGCCGTCAGCAGCCTCAGCAGCCACCTGTTCCTCCACCAGTATCGGAAGAACCTGGTGGCCGTGGGCGACAGAGGGACCTCCCGCGTGTTCCACAAG CAATAGGAATACAGATTTCGGTGGGATTTCAGGAATTGTCTTTAGCAGATAGGGGTGGACGTCGCAGAGATTTCCATGACCTTGGGGTAAATACTCGGCAAGCCATAGAACACGTTCAAGAATCAAAAACTG GTTCTTCAGGTAGTATGATAAAATTAACTGCAAATTACTTTCGTTTGACGTCTCGACCCCAGTGGGCTTTATATCAGTACCATGTTGGCTATAATCCCGAGATGGAAGCACGCCGTCTTCGATCAGCTTTGCTCTTTCAGCATGAAGAGCTAATTGGAAAGACACGTGCATTTGATGGATCGATACTGTTCTTGCCAAAAAAATTAGGGAATAAG GTTACTGAAGTGACTAGCAGGACTCGAAACGGAGAGGATGTGAAGATAACAATCACACTGACTAATGAGTTGCCACCTACTTCACCTACATGTCTGCAATTTTACAACATCATTTTTAGAAG GCTTTTGAAGATGTTGAATTTGCAGCAGATTGGACGTAATTATTACAACCCCAGTGACCCAATCAACATCCCTAATCACAG GTTGATGGTTTGGCCGGGCTTCACAACTTCTATCCTCCAGTATGAGGAAAGCATTATGTTATGTACAGATGTGAGCTATAAGGTTCTTCGCAGTGAAACAGTGCTGGATTTTATGTACAGTCTGTATTACCAGGTTGGAGAGGAAAGATTTAGAGATACCTGTGCTAAAGAGCTGATAGGTTTAATTGTTCTTACAAA GTACAATAACAAAACATACAGAGTTGATGACATAGACTGGGATGCCAATCCACAGTGTACCTTTAGAAAAGCAGATGGTTCTGAGATCAGCTACGTGGACTACTACAAAAGG CAATATAATCAAGAAATTACTGACTTGAACCAACCTGTCTTGATCAGTCAGTCTAAGAGGAAGAGGGGAGGCGTGGTGCTAGGACCTGCGGTTCTAATTCCGGAGCTGTGTTTCCTAACAG GATTAACTGAGAAGATGCGTAGTGATTTTAATATGATGAAAGACTTGGCTATTCATACACGGCTCCCGCCTGAACAGAGAAACTGTGAAGTTAGAAGACTTAGTGACTACATCCAGAA agatgAGAATGTTCAGAAGGAACTCCGAGACTGGGGTTTAAGCTTTGATTCTAAGTTACTATCCCTCACAGGAAGAGTAGTTCAAGGAGAAAAGATTCTTCAGTCAGGAAATGCG TTTGACTACAATCCTCAGATTGCTGATTGGTCAAAAGAAACCAGGGGAATTCCCTTAATCTGTGCAAAGCCTCTGGACAACTGGTTATTGTTATACACACGGCGCAACTATGATATTGCTAATACATTAGttcaaaatctgtttaaagtCACACCATCTATGGGGATTAGAATGAACAAGGCAACCAT gATTGAAGTAGATGATAGAACAGAAGCTTATTTAAAGGGTTTACAGCAAAGTGTTACTCCTGACACAAACATA gtAGTTTGTCTTTTGTCTAGTACCCGAAAGGATAAATATGATGCTATCAAGAAATACTTATGTACAGATTGTCCCGTTCCAAGTCAGTGTGTGATTGCTCGCACTTTAAGCAAGCCTCAGACTACTCTGGCTATAGCAACAAAAATTGCTCTACAAATGAACTGTAAAATGGGTGGAGAACTTTGGAGTGTTGAGATCCCa CTGAAACAGGTAATGATTGTGGGAATTGATTGTTACCATGACACTTTATCTGGAAAGCAGTCAATTGCAGGATTTGTCTCTAGCCTGAATCAAACGATGACAAG GTGGTTCTCCCGCTGTGCTGTTCAAGGTTGTGGGCAAGAACTTGTGGACGGGCTCAAAGCGTGCTTGCAAA ctgCTCTAAGAGAATGGTTCAAGTGGAATAAGTATCTGCCCTCCCGTATTATTGTGTATCGTGATGGTGTAGGAGATGGACAACTAAATACACTGGTTAATTATGAAGTGCCTCAATTTCTGGATTGCTTGAAGAGTGTTGGTAAAGACTACAA tcCAAGACTTACTGTGATAGTTGTGAAGAAACGAGTGAGCACCAGATTCTTTGCACAGTGTGGAGGAACACTTAAAAACCCACCCCCTGGTACTGTTGTTGATGTGGAGGTGACCAGACCAGAGTG GTACGATTTCTATATTGTGAGTCAGGCGGTGAGAACTGGTTGTGTTGCACCCACTCATTATAATGTAATTTATGACACTAGCAAACTGAAACCTGATCATGTGCAACGTTTAACCTACAAACTTTGCCACATGTACTATAACTGGTCG gGTGTTATCAGAGTACCTGCTCCTTGCCAGTATGCTCATAAACTGGCTTTCCTTGTTGGCCAGAGCATTCACAGGGAACCAAACCTGGTGCTTTCAGACAGACTTTACTATCTTTGA
- the PIWIL1 gene encoding piwi-like protein 1 isoform X1, producing MTGRARARARGRPPGQETALPSVGAASVQQAVPRQPPGRQQPQQPPVPPPVSEEPGGRGRQRDLPRVPQGQNGRSPGIQISVGFQELSLADRGGRRRDFHDLGVNTRQAIEHVQESKTGSSGSMIKLTANYFRLTSRPQWALYQYHVGYNPEMEARRLRSALLFQHEELIGKTRAFDGSILFLPKKLGNKVTEVTSRTRNGEDVKITITLTNELPPTSPTCLQFYNIIFRRLLKMLNLQQIGRNYYNPSDPINIPNHRLMVWPGFTTSILQYEESIMLCTDVSYKVLRSETVLDFMYSLYYQVGEERFRDTCAKELIGLIVLTKYNNKTYRVDDIDWDANPQCTFRKADGSEISYVDYYKRQYNQEITDLNQPVLISQSKRKRGGVVLGPAVLIPELCFLTGLTEKMRSDFNMMKDLAIHTRLPPEQRNCEVRRLSDYIQKDENVQKELRDWGLSFDSKLLSLTGRVVQGEKILQSGNAFDYNPQIADWSKETRGIPLICAKPLDNWLLLYTRRNYDIANTLVQNLFKVTPSMGIRMNKATMIEVDDRTEAYLKGLQQSVTPDTNIVVCLLSSTRKDKYDAIKKYLCTDCPVPSQCVIARTLSKPQTTLAIATKIALQMNCKMGGELWSVEIPLKQVMIVGIDCYHDTLSGKQSIAGFVSSLNQTMTRWFSRCAVQGCGQELVDGLKACLQTALREWFKWNKYLPSRIIVYRDGVGDGQLNTLVNYEVPQFLDCLKSVGKDYNPRLTVIVVKKRVSTRFFAQCGGTLKNPPPGTVVDVEVTRPEWYDFYIVSQAVRTGCVAPTHYNVIYDTSKLKPDHVQRLTYKLCHMYYNWSGVIRVPAPCQYAHKLAFLVGQSIHREPNLVLSDRLYYL from the exons ATGACGGGAAGAGCTAGAGCCAGAGCAAGAGGAAGACCTCCAGGACAGGAGACTGCTCTTCCTTCTGTAGGAGCTGCTTCT GTTCAGCAGGCTGTGCCACGTCAGCCACCCGGCCGTCAGCAGCCTCAGCAGCCACCTGTTCCTCCACCAGTATCGGAAGAACCTGGTGGCCGTGGGCGACAGAGGGACCTCCCGCGTGTTCCACAAGGCCAGAATGGGAGAAGCCCAG GAATACAGATTTCGGTGGGATTTCAGGAATTGTCTTTAGCAGATAGGGGTGGACGTCGCAGAGATTTCCATGACCTTGGGGTAAATACTCGGCAAGCCATAGAACACGTTCAAGAATCAAAAACTG GTTCTTCAGGTAGTATGATAAAATTAACTGCAAATTACTTTCGTTTGACGTCTCGACCCCAGTGGGCTTTATATCAGTACCATGTTGGCTATAATCCCGAGATGGAAGCACGCCGTCTTCGATCAGCTTTGCTCTTTCAGCATGAAGAGCTAATTGGAAAGACACGTGCATTTGATGGATCGATACTGTTCTTGCCAAAAAAATTAGGGAATAAG GTTACTGAAGTGACTAGCAGGACTCGAAACGGAGAGGATGTGAAGATAACAATCACACTGACTAATGAGTTGCCACCTACTTCACCTACATGTCTGCAATTTTACAACATCATTTTTAGAAG GCTTTTGAAGATGTTGAATTTGCAGCAGATTGGACGTAATTATTACAACCCCAGTGACCCAATCAACATCCCTAATCACAG GTTGATGGTTTGGCCGGGCTTCACAACTTCTATCCTCCAGTATGAGGAAAGCATTATGTTATGTACAGATGTGAGCTATAAGGTTCTTCGCAGTGAAACAGTGCTGGATTTTATGTACAGTCTGTATTACCAGGTTGGAGAGGAAAGATTTAGAGATACCTGTGCTAAAGAGCTGATAGGTTTAATTGTTCTTACAAA GTACAATAACAAAACATACAGAGTTGATGACATAGACTGGGATGCCAATCCACAGTGTACCTTTAGAAAAGCAGATGGTTCTGAGATCAGCTACGTGGACTACTACAAAAGG CAATATAATCAAGAAATTACTGACTTGAACCAACCTGTCTTGATCAGTCAGTCTAAGAGGAAGAGGGGAGGCGTGGTGCTAGGACCTGCGGTTCTAATTCCGGAGCTGTGTTTCCTAACAG GATTAACTGAGAAGATGCGTAGTGATTTTAATATGATGAAAGACTTGGCTATTCATACACGGCTCCCGCCTGAACAGAGAAACTGTGAAGTTAGAAGACTTAGTGACTACATCCAGAA agatgAGAATGTTCAGAAGGAACTCCGAGACTGGGGTTTAAGCTTTGATTCTAAGTTACTATCCCTCACAGGAAGAGTAGTTCAAGGAGAAAAGATTCTTCAGTCAGGAAATGCG TTTGACTACAATCCTCAGATTGCTGATTGGTCAAAAGAAACCAGGGGAATTCCCTTAATCTGTGCAAAGCCTCTGGACAACTGGTTATTGTTATACACACGGCGCAACTATGATATTGCTAATACATTAGttcaaaatctgtttaaagtCACACCATCTATGGGGATTAGAATGAACAAGGCAACCAT gATTGAAGTAGATGATAGAACAGAAGCTTATTTAAAGGGTTTACAGCAAAGTGTTACTCCTGACACAAACATA gtAGTTTGTCTTTTGTCTAGTACCCGAAAGGATAAATATGATGCTATCAAGAAATACTTATGTACAGATTGTCCCGTTCCAAGTCAGTGTGTGATTGCTCGCACTTTAAGCAAGCCTCAGACTACTCTGGCTATAGCAACAAAAATTGCTCTACAAATGAACTGTAAAATGGGTGGAGAACTTTGGAGTGTTGAGATCCCa CTGAAACAGGTAATGATTGTGGGAATTGATTGTTACCATGACACTTTATCTGGAAAGCAGTCAATTGCAGGATTTGTCTCTAGCCTGAATCAAACGATGACAAG GTGGTTCTCCCGCTGTGCTGTTCAAGGTTGTGGGCAAGAACTTGTGGACGGGCTCAAAGCGTGCTTGCAAA ctgCTCTAAGAGAATGGTTCAAGTGGAATAAGTATCTGCCCTCCCGTATTATTGTGTATCGTGATGGTGTAGGAGATGGACAACTAAATACACTGGTTAATTATGAAGTGCCTCAATTTCTGGATTGCTTGAAGAGTGTTGGTAAAGACTACAA tcCAAGACTTACTGTGATAGTTGTGAAGAAACGAGTGAGCACCAGATTCTTTGCACAGTGTGGAGGAACACTTAAAAACCCACCCCCTGGTACTGTTGTTGATGTGGAGGTGACCAGACCAGAGTG GTACGATTTCTATATTGTGAGTCAGGCGGTGAGAACTGGTTGTGTTGCACCCACTCATTATAATGTAATTTATGACACTAGCAAACTGAAACCTGATCATGTGCAACGTTTAACCTACAAACTTTGCCACATGTACTATAACTGGTCG gGTGTTATCAGAGTACCTGCTCCTTGCCAGTATGCTCATAAACTGGCTTTCCTTGTTGGCCAGAGCATTCACAGGGAACCAAACCTGGTGCTTTCAGACAGACTTTACTATCTTTGA